In the genome of Mytilus edulis chromosome 3, xbMytEdul2.2, whole genome shotgun sequence, one region contains:
- the LOC139516840 gene encoding propionyl-CoA carboxylase alpha chain, mitochondrial-like, with protein sequence MASPVRRLCSSSKLIFSASVHCQSAAAARRSICLTSVKYKEFYWNDRSDPNEKTFDKILIANRGEIACRVIRTCKRLGIKTVAVHSDVDSLAVHTRMADEHVCIGPAPTSKSYLNMEEILKAVKDTGAQAVHPGYGFLSENTIFAARLNEIGVEFIGPSSGPIKAMGDKIESKRIATKAGVNMIPGHDGVVEDVDSCIKYANEIGYPVMVKASAGGGGKGMRIAWNDKECKDAYRLSKNEAASSFGDDRMLIEKFIDNPRHIEVQVLCDRHGNALWLNERECSIQRRNQKVIEEAPSTFVDPDMRRAMGEQATTLAKAVGYDSAGTVEFLVDSKKNFYFLEMNTRLQVEHPITESITGIDIVNQMIRVSSGNKLLHTQADIPIDGWAFECRVYAEDPYKNFGMPSIGRLYKYIEPNHIDKVRCDSGIQEGSEISIYYDPMICKLVTYGENRQAALDTMVTALDSYVIRGVTHNIPLLRDIVTEKRFVAGDISTNYLPSVYPDGFPGKVLSADENNDLCAMAVAIYIKDQLVARTFTNQTRIPMDINAPTEWALVVNQPGGESVSVKATLTDGQINMDIGGRTISISSDINFTTPLIETDINGNHRIFQLSQRIGGGKYNLRFFGTVFPVSVMDEFTSKMLEYLPERAEADISTLISAPMPGMLKSVTAIVGESVAEGQEVCVLEAMKMQNSLVAAKTGKIKAVNFKEGQTVDEGDVIVELE encoded by the exons ATGGCATCACCGGTTAGGAGGCTGTGCTCAAGCTCAAAGCTTATTTTTTCCGCATCTGTACACTGTCAG AGTGCAGCTGCAGCTAGACGGTCAATATGCCTGACATCAGTAAAATACAAAGAATTTTACTGGAATGACAGATCTGACCCAAATGAAAAG ACCTTTGATAAGATCTTGATAGCTAACCGTGGAGAAATAGCATGTAGGGTTATCAGAACATGTAAAAGACTTGGAATCAAAACAGTAGCTGTCCATAGTGATGTAGATTCATTAGCA GTCCATACTAGAATGGCAGACGAGCATGTATGTATTGGTCCAGCTCCAACTAGCAAAAGTTACCTGAACATGGAAGAAATTCTAAAAGCAGTCAAAGATACTGGAGCACAAGCA gtaCATCCTGGATATGGTTTCCTGTCAGAGAATACTATCTTTGCAGCCAGATTG AATGAGATTGGAGTGGAGTTTATTGGTCCAAGCAGTGGCCCTATCAAGGCTATGGGTGATAAAATAGAAAGTAAAAGAATAGCTACTAAAGCTGGAGTTAATATGATCCCTGGACATGATGGCGTTGTAGAAGACGTAGACAGTTGTATCAAGTATGCCAATGAAATAG GGTACCCTGTGATGGTGAAAGCCTCAGCTGGAGGTGGTGGTAAAGGTATGAGGATAGCTTGGAATGACAAAGAGTGCAA AGATGCATATAGATTGTCAAAAAATGAAGCTGCTTCCAGTTTTGGTGATGATAGAATGTTGATAGAAAAGTTTATAGATAATCCTAGACATATTGAAGTGCAG GTTCTTTGTGACAGACATGGTAATGCCTTATGGTTAAACGAGAGAGAATGTTCAATACAAAGAAGAAATCAAAAGGTTATAGAAGAGGCTCCAAG CACATTTGTTGACCCTGACATGAGGAGAGCTATGGGAGAACAAGCCACAACCTTAGCCAAAGCAGTAGGATATGATTCTGCtg gTACTGTGGAATTTTTAGTTGACTCAAAAAAGAACTTTTATTTCTTGGAAATGAACACAAGATTACAAGTAGAACATCCCATCACAGAAAGTATAACTGGTATAGATATTGTGAACCAGATGATTAGAGTATCCAGTG gaaacaagttattacataCTCAGGCAGACATTCCAATTGATGGTTGGGCATTTGAATGTAGAGTTTACGCTGAG GATCCATACAAGAATTTTGGTATGCCATCGATAGGAAGATTATACAAGTATATAGAACCTAATCATATAGATAAA GTGCGATGTGATAGTGGTATACAGGAGGGTAGTGAAATCAGTATTTACTATGATCCAATGATCTGTAAA CTAGTGACTTATGGTGAAAACAGACAGGCAGCTTTGGATACCATGGTAACAGCTCTTGATTCCTATGTTATCAGAG GTGTAACACATAATATTCCATTACTACGTGATATAGTGACAGAGAAAAGATTTGTAGCTGGTGATATCAGTACTAACTATCTGCCATCAGTGTATCCAGATGGTTTTCCAG GTAAAGTTCTGTCAGCAGATGAAAACAATGACTTATGTGCAATGGCGGTTGCTATATATATCAAGGATCAGCTAGTAGCCAGAACATTTACTAACCAAACTAG aatCCCAATGGATATAAATGCTCCTACGGAATGGGCATTAGTTGTCAATCAACCAGGTGGCGAGTCAGTGTCAGTGAAAGCAACCTTGACAGATGGACAAATTAAT ATGGACATTGGAGGAAGAACAATATCAATATCAAGTGACATTAATTTTACTACACCACTGATAGAAACAGACATTAATGGAAATCATAGGATCTTCCAG CTTTCACAAAGAATTGGTGGAGGAAAATATAATCTCAGATTTTTTGGCACTGTG TTCCCTGTATCAGTAATGGATGAGTTCACCAGTAAAATGTTGGAATACTTGCCTGAGAGGGCAGAGGCAGACATCTCAACACTGATTTCAGCTCCTATGCCAGGAATGTTGAAATCAGTTACAGCCATAGTTGGAGAATCG GTTGCTGAGGGTCAGGAGGTTTGTGTATTAGAGGCCATGAAAATGCAGAACAGCCTAGTGGCAGCTAAAACTGGAAAG ATAAAGGCAGTTAATTTTAAAGAAGGGCAAACAGTTGATGAAGGAGATGTTATTGTTGAATTAGAGTGA